GTTGGCCGAACCTCCCGCACCGCCCAAACCCGCGACCGTCGTGACCACGCCTGCCGGGGAAATTTCTCGGATCGTGTGATAGAACGAATCCACCACGAATAAATTATTATTGCGGTCCATCCGCAATTCCGCCGGTTTGCCGAAACGCGCCGCGCTGCCCGTTCCATCAGCCGTGCCATCCATGCCAGCCATTCCCGCGAAAGTCGTGACTACGCCATCGGAAGTGATTTTACGGATCGTATGATTCGCGGAATCCGAAACAAAAAGATTCGCGCTCGCATCGAAAGCCAAACCAACTGGGCCATTGAAAAGAGCATTGGTTCCGGCGCCGTCCGCCGTGCCCCAGACTTGCGCCATGCCTGCGAAGGTCGTGACTGCACCCGCCGAAGTCACTTTGCGGATGAGATGATTGCCGCTGTCGGCGACATAAATCGTGCCGCTCGCATCCAGGGCGATGCCCAGCGGCGAACTGAACCGCGCGAGCGAACCAACATTATTGGTCGCGCCCACTTCACCCGCCAAACCGGCGATGGTCGTCACCGCGCCGCTGGTTGAGATCGCGCGAATCGTATTGTTGCCGGTATCGGTGACATACAAAACGCCGTTCGCGGCAATCGCGATTCCCGATGGGCCGTTGAAAAGAGCGTTTGTGCCGACGCCATCCGCGCTGCCCATTTGACCGGCGCGGCCCGCAATGGTGGTGACCTGCCCGGCGGCGGAAAGTTTGCGGATGGTATTGTTCTGATTATCGGTGATGTAAATATTCCCGCTGGCATCCATCGCCAAGCCGGTTGGATCACCAAAAAGCGCGCTGGCAGCCGGACCGTCCACGCTGCCGCTGGTGAGCACGGAACCCGCCAGCGTTGTCACCGCTTCCTGCGCCGATGACTTCGATGCCATCACGAGGCTCGCCGCGCACAACCCGAACGCGAAGTTCCGGGCGCGAAAAATATGCGGCCTCACCGGCATTATTGCCCCCTCCGCACTAACCGGTCGCGAGCCGCCACTTTGACCGGGGCGGTGTCTTCGGGATCGGGTGATTTGAAGTCGAGCGGATTGCCCAGGGCCGAGCCGTCGCGCCCTTCCAGCTTGCCGTCTTTCGTCACGACATCCTCGACTTCGTAAAGCTCGCCGTTATCGCGCGAACCACTGTCGGGATTCAGGTTGGGATAATGTTTATAGAACGATTCCATTTCATCAATGTGGAATGGCCGCGCGCCGCGCCGTCCGAACACCACCGTCTGGTCGCCGGTTTCATCCACCACGCGATCGCGATCGAGGCCACGAGAAACCGCCACGGCGGGTCCGCGGGTTGGATAGGTTGCGATCAATTTCGGATTTGGCGTGGGGCTGAAACCCATGTAGCCCGGCACGTTTTCCGGTGAAATCATTTGCAGCACGCGCAAGCCGTTTTTGCCATCGGCCACGAGCGCATACATCGAGGCATTGATGGAACCGATCTGCACGGAACGCGTGTCATTCAACGCGCCATTGGCATTATACATCTGGAAAAGCTTGGGTTCCTCAGGCTTCTCGATGTCCACGATGGCCAGGCCTTCGGGACCGTTCGCCACGTAAGCGTAAGTGCGCGCGAGATAGAAGCGCTGGGCATGCGCGAGCGGAACCACGGCGCCCGGGACGAACTTCGGCTGCGTGGGTTCGGTGATGTCAATGGTCTTGAGGCCGTCGTCATCGGTGACGAACGCATAGCGGAATTGCACGCCGACCTGTTTCGGATTCTTGAAGCCGAGCAATTCGCCAACGAGCTTTGGCTTCGCCGGCTCATTCACGTCCACGATTTCCAATCCGCGCGCGCAAGTGATGTAAACCAAATGACCGGCGATGAAACAATGCGTCGCGCCGGCGAGTTTGTTATCGGGATTGAAGACGATGTCTTTTTTCAGGAAATTATTTTCAGGATTGCCATCCACGAGTGTCGCCACATTCACCATCACCAAACCTTCTTCGCGGTCGGTGATGTAAACGTAAGCGTAAAGGAAATGGATGGGCTGTTCCTGATTTTCCGGCAGGCGTTTGCGGGCCGGGTCGAGCGCAAGCGTCGAGGGCACGGCTACGGACGTGGCAAATTTCGTATGCACATAAGTGCGCTGGCCCAGCGGGGAAACCGGCGACGTGGTCATGCGCTCCGAGAAGCCTTTTTGATCAATGTTCGCCACGTCGAATACGCGGAAACCGTCCGCGCCATTGGCCGTGTAGAGATATTCGCCGCGCAAGGTCAGATCGAGAATATCTTCGCCGTCGTGATGATGGGCGTCCTGCAATATCTCGTGCTTGTCTTCGTGTTTCTGGTAATTGTCGGGATACGCGAGCTTTTGGAGATGGCTGCCGATAGCCGCCTGCGGTTCGTCCTGCTCGGTCCAAATCACCGCGTCCAAGCCGTGTTTGCCCTCGCCCACATAAGCATAACGGCCAAAGAAATTCACCGTGCCCGTGCCGAAGCCGAGCAACTGAGTCATGATCGCATTGTTGTCTTTCTCCTTGGACAAATGACAGTCGGTGCAATTCTTTGTTGTGCCGACGCTACTGGTCGTGTGCGGGAAGTGCGGGTTCACGGCCTGGCCGCTGTAGCCTTCCGCCGAAATGGTTTGCTGCTGGGAATAC
The sequence above is a segment of the Verrucomicrobiia bacterium genome. Coding sequences within it:
- a CDS encoding NHL repeat-containing protein, with product MRPHIFRARNFAFGLCAASLVMASKSSAQEAVTTLAGSVLTSGSVDGPAASALFGDPTGLAMDASGNIYITDNQNNTIRKLSAAGQVTTIAGRAGQMGSADGVGTNALFNGPSGIAIAANGVLYVTDTGNNTIRAISTSGAVTTIAGLAGEVGATNNVGSLARFSSPLGIALDASGTIYVADSGNHLIRKVTSAGAVTTFAGMAQVWGTADGAGTNALFNGPVGLAFDASANLFVSDSANHTIRKITSDGVVTTFAGMAGMDGTADGTGSAARFGKPAELRMDRNNNLFVVDSFYHTIREISPAGVVTTVAGLGGAGGSANGLGSGARFFNPYGVVIDHNGNLRISDTYNEIIRFVYSPIPVTLTQNASGFVINWQAVSGDTYQVQFRDASTGNAWQNLGSPVTVTGALGSFTDSSTASAQRSYRVKLVQ